The Streptomyces sp. 135 sequence TCTTGACCGTGTCGGCGCCGCACCGCCGGCAGTCTTGCCGTGCGGCCGGAGAGGGGGCGGAGGATGTGCCCGTCTGATGGTCCGGGACGCGAGGGCCCCGGCGCCCGAAGGCGCCGGGGCCTGTCCTCCCCTGTACCGACCCGGAGCCCCGAGCTCTCAGGGTCGTTCCCCACGGGCCCGTGTCCCCGAGCGGCCCGCCTCCCGATGAAGATCTCCCCTCGGCCACGCCCGTCAATCCTTGAGCGTGGTCACCCGAACGAGGGGTGTTACCCGCGAACCCGCCGATTTCGAAAGGGAGTTCGATAGCGTGCGGGGGTGCGAGGCAGGACCAGGCGTGGATCCCGAGTGGAATCAAGGGGGGTGCCAGGAATCATGGTGCGGCGCATCGACGTGACGGGCGCGGGTGGCGTACGCCTCGCCGCCTGGGAGTTCGCCGATCCTCCCAAGCCGAGGGAGGCCGAGGGAGCACCGGGCGGGGTACTGTTGCTGCACGGCCTGATGGGCCGGGCCTCCCACTGGGCGGGCACGGCCCGCTGGCTCTCCGAGCGGCACCGCGCCATCGCCCTCGACCAGCGCGGCCACGGCCAGAGCGAGAAACTCCCCGAGGGCCCCTACACCCGCGAGGCCTACGTGGCCGACGCCGAGGCCGCCCTCACGCAGCTCGGCCTCGCGCCCGCCGTCCTCATCGGCCACTCCATGGGCGCGCTCACCGCCTGGCAGCTGGCCGCCCGCCGCCCCGACCTCGTCCGGGGCCTGATCATCTGCGACATGCGGGCCTCCGCGCTGGGCGCGGCCTCGCAGCGGGAGTGGGAGGCCTGGTTCGAGTCGTGGCCCGTGCCGTTCGCGACCCTCGCCGACGTGCGCAAGTGGTTCGGCGAGGACGACCCCTGGGTGGAGCGTCCCAACCCCTCGCGGGGCGCGTTCTTCGCCGAGGTGATGGCCGAGGGGCCTGACGGCTGGCGGCCGGTCTTCGACCCCGCCCAGATGCTGCGGTCCCGCGAGACGTGGGTGCACGACGCGCACTGGGAGGAGCTGATCCAGGTCCGCTGCCCCGCGCTCGTCGTCCGCGGCCTCGACGGCGAGCTGGGCCGCGCCGAGTCCCAGGAGATGGTCCGCGTGCTGCCCCGCGGGCAGTACGCCGAGGTGGCCGACGCCGGTCACCTCGTCCACTACGACCAGCCGGACGCCTGGCGCGCGGCCATCGAGCCGTTCCTGGACGGCGTCCTGACGGGATAGGGCGGGCAGACAGGCCGGAGGGCC is a genomic window containing:
- a CDS encoding alpha/beta hydrolase, with protein sequence MVRRIDVTGAGGVRLAAWEFADPPKPREAEGAPGGVLLLHGLMGRASHWAGTARWLSERHRAIALDQRGHGQSEKLPEGPYTREAYVADAEAALTQLGLAPAVLIGHSMGALTAWQLAARRPDLVRGLIICDMRASALGAASQREWEAWFESWPVPFATLADVRKWFGEDDPWVERPNPSRGAFFAEVMAEGPDGWRPVFDPAQMLRSRETWVHDAHWEELIQVRCPALVVRGLDGELGRAESQEMVRVLPRGQYAEVADAGHLVHYDQPDAWRAAIEPFLDGVLTG